One Denticeps clupeoides chromosome 12, fDenClu1.1, whole genome shotgun sequence genomic window carries:
- the cyb561d1 gene encoding putative transmembrane reductase CYB561D1 — protein MVRLDVEYSPVGEGLGMREFWVYVWLRRVAVIAAHVTALGLTVLLSVLSRPGTSLFSWHPLCMSVGFCLCMTEGILLFSAEGSPFCFKSRNAKVRLHWLLQALVLLTAITGVAFMVASKNVSEHAHLATWHSLLGTGTLAATALQAGCGACLLFPKLLGVSSLQRLKLYHGTCGLVAYLLSTVTVTAAMFTEWFKATVSGAAWYVFLLLPLFPALVVMNQITNAYLPKKKITT, from the exons ATGGTGCGGCTGGACGTGGAGTACAGCCCGGTCGGCGAGGGTCTGGGGATGCGGGAGTTCTGGGTGTATGTGTGGCTGCGGAGGGTGGCGGTGATCGCCGCTCATGTCACCGCGCTGGGGCTCACGGTGCTGCTGTCCGTCCTGTCCCGACCTGGAACAA GTCTGTTTTCTTGGCACCCATTGTGCATGTCCGTCGGG ttctGTCTCTGCATGACCGAAGGCATCCTGCTCTTCTCGGCCGAGGGTTCGCCCTTCTGCTTCAAGTCCCGGAACGCCAAGGTCCGCCTGCACTGGCTCCTCCAGGCCCTGGTTCTGCTGACCGCGATCACCGGCGTGGCCTTCATGGTGGCCAGTAAGAACGTGTCGGAGCACGCGCACCTGGCCACCTGGCACAGCCTGCTGGGCACGGGCACGCTGGCGGCCACGGCGCTGCAGGCGGGCTGCGGCGCGTGCCTCCTCTTCCCCAAGCTGCTGGGCGTGTCGTCGCTGCAGCGCCTCAAGCTCTACCACGGCACCTGCGGCCTGGTGGCGTACCTGCTGTCCACCGTCACCGTCACGGCGGCCATGTTCACGGAGTGGTTCAAGGCCACGGTGAGCGGCGCGGCGTGGTacgtcttcctgctgctgccccTGTTCCCCGCGCTGGTGGTGATGAACCAGATCACCAACGCCTACCTGCCCAAGAAGAAGATCACCACCTGA